From the Saccharomonospora marina XMU15 genome, the window AAGTACACCCAGGGAGTCACGGGCGTCGCGGCGGGCTCGGCGGCCTATCCGGGCGCCGCGGTGCTCGCCGCCGCCGCCGCGGTTCGGGGAAAGGCGGGCATGGTGCGCTATGCCGGGCCGGCGGCGGACGTCGTCCGCTCGCATTGGCCCGAAGTGGTGGCGACCGGTTCGGTTTTCGATGCAGGCCGGGTGCAGGCTTGGGTGGTGGGCCCCGGTATAGGCACCGGTCGCGAAGGCACGGAGGTGCTGGCCTACACCCTCGGGCAGGCAGTGCCGGTGTGCGCGGACGCGGACGCGATCACGATCATCGCGCAGCAACCCGACGTGCTGGATGCGCGCGACCCGGATACACCGCTGGTGCTGACTCCGCACGACGGCGAGTTCGAGCGGCTCACCGGGGCGGCGCCAGGGCACGATCGGGTGGCTGCTGTCCGTGAGGCCGCCCGGCGGTTCAACGCGGTGGTGTTGCTCAAAGGACACTGCACACTTGTCGCGGACCCGGATGGGCGGGTTCTGGTCAACAAGCCCAGGGGCGCGTGGCTGGCGACGGCCGGTTCCGGCGACGTGCTTTCCGGGCTCATCGGCGCGCTGCTGGCGTCGGGTTCGGACCCGTGGCTGGCCGCGGGTGTGGCAGCCGACGTGCACGCCAGGTCGGGTGAGCTGGCGGCGAGGGGTGTGCCGGTGTCGGCATCGGGCGTGTTGGCCGCTATCCCGCAGGCGCTTCGGGAGGTTCGAGCGCTCGTTGGCTGACCGGTGCCAGGCACGGCCGTTTGCAGTCGCGTCCGTCACCGGAGGAACGCCCGGCGATCCGGCGGCGAAGCCAGGGCGCGGCGAACGTCGCGAGCCAGCGCACTTCCGCGCACGCGGCACGCCACGGGCCCGGTACGGCAAGCGGGGGTAGCGCGTCGGACCAGGAGTGGTCGCTGCCTGGGAGGTCGAGCGCGTGCGCGAAGGCGTCCGCGATGCGGGCGTGGCCGAGTGGGCTCGCGTGCAACCGGTCGGGGCTCCACAGCCGGGGGTCGGTGGTGACCGGGTGCAAGAAGGTGTCGACGACCGTGACCGAATGCCGTGCCGCGGCAGCG encodes:
- a CDS encoding NAD(P)H-hydrate dehydratase, translating into MQGIWTTEQVRAAETRLLARVPEGALMRRAAYGVAVRAAELLTLHTGGVQGRRVVLLVGAGNNGGDALWAGAFLRRRGVGVAAVLLNPTKAHPAGLAALRRTGGRLLEPSECAEWTGNADLVIDGIVGISGKGPLRPDAAALLDTVSAPVLAVDLPSGVEPDTGAVDGPVVTATSTVTFGAYKPVHVLNPQRCGDVALVDIGLTGELGEPALLRLDPADTASTWPVPTPSDNKYTQGVTGVAAGSAAYPGAAVLAAAAAVRGKAGMVRYAGPAADVVRSHWPEVVATGSVFDAGRVQAWVVGPGIGTGREGTEVLAYTLGQAVPVCADADAITIIAQQPDVLDARDPDTPLVLTPHDGEFERLTGAAPGHDRVAAVREAARRFNAVVLLKGHCTLVADPDGRVLVNKPRGAWLATAGSGDVLSGLIGALLASGSDPWLAAGVAADVHARSGELAARGVPVSASGVLAAIPQALREVRALVG